The following coding sequences are from one Musa acuminata AAA Group cultivar baxijiao chromosome BXJ1-6, Cavendish_Baxijiao_AAA, whole genome shotgun sequence window:
- the LOC103989154 gene encoding uncharacterized protein LOC103989154 → MDDVYGKLEVLPEHFRPTEASEHSPQTTNSRADYKLRSLGHSWAVRRVMGAASLLNLFTLSRLPWGSRDHNDKIELTRVEVESLRSEIADAEERETYLKAQLEHLDGILRSAWLCGYLYVRTRWTQLPGEPPIIDDDDIDDWLPRFVVLHGSCIYYYLKSTDLSPQDSTLLSDVVEVGPLPSFKHDDEEIRHAFYLLTCQGLRFECSSISELQVESWLTTLRSDCKLKSGSTLQDSIKS, encoded by the exons ATGGATGATGTTTATGGAAAGCTAGAGGTTCTCCCAGAACACTTCCGACCCACCGAAGCATCTGAACACTCTCCCCAAACAACAAATTCAAGGGCAGATTATAAGCTGAG ATCACTTGGCCATTCGTGGGCTGTAAGAAGAGTAATGGGAGCTGCATCTCTGCTGAACTTGTTTACGCTTTCACGTCTTCCATGGGGATCAAGAGATCACAATGATAAG ATTGAACTTACTAGAGTAGAAGTAGAGTCTCTTCGGTCAGAAATTGCAGATGCAGAGGAAAGAGAGACGTATCTAAAAGCTCA GTTGGAACATCTTGATGGAATTTTGAGGTCTGCATGGCTTTGTGGTTATCTCTATGTCCGAACT AGGTGGACGCAACTTCCTGGAGAACCTCCTATaatagatgatgatgacatagatgATTGGCTTCCCCGCTTTGTTGTCCTTCACGGCTCATGTATCTATTATTATCTCAAGTCTACTG ATTTGAGTCCTCAAGATAGCACACTGTTATCTGATGTTGTTGAAGTTGGGCCACTTCCAAGCTTCAAACATGATGATGAAGAAATAAGACATGCATTTTACCTTTTAACCTGTCAAGGTTTGCGGTTTGAATGCTCAAGTATTTCTGAGTTACAG GTGGAATCATGGCTGACAACATTACGAAGTGATTGCAAACTCAAGTCTGGGTCAACTCTCCAGGATTCAATCAAATCATAG
- the LOC135676883 gene encoding uncharacterized protein LOC135676883 isoform X2, with protein MMRFAPISAFHHLYLFRSLFASEILKEEGDAGEERFSGWRLCLFCRRVSARRLLLSASGTERLYQRVSPDILPLSHGRKPILNRAWKDETADHSSRNATHFPCEGKPVRARSVLGTADPSPTREHQLPRISFPSDSPSALAASDIQPLLSAPVSFTAFPAPSKSQSRHHEIINGVDGGGDVILQWGHNKRTRAPRAECRASGDAASAHSRQILKIPRRSTAGMAPPPSGGSYARGANLRTSVVVRDAAAPLVSRGVEERSGGPTRSEKRSPSSLPEKAQKNPTNGAADGHMNPPESKLASDQDTGGSGSAPPLVAIGERLNLDQFEWPKICISLSRKEKEDDFLAMKGTKLPQRPKKRAKNIDKNLQYCFPGMWLSDLTRGRYEVREKKCVRKKRRGLKGMESMDSDSE; from the exons ATGATGAGGTTTGCTCCAATCTCTGcttttcaccacctctatctcttCCGCTCTCTATTTGCGTCG GAGATCCTGAAGGAGGAAGGCGATGCAGGTGAAGAGCGCTTCTCCGGCTGGAGATTGTGCCTTTTCTGCCGGCGGGTATCTGCCCGACGATTGCTTCTTTCGGCTTCCGGAACGGAGAGACT ATACCAGAGAGTAAGCCCAGATATCCTTCCTCTCAGCCATGGAAGGAAACCCATCCTCAATAGAGCATGGAAAGATGAGACTGCGGACCATAGCAGCCGAAACGCAACTCATTTCCCCTGCGAAGGTAAACCCGTAAGAGCGAGATCGGTGTTGGGAACTGCTGATCCATCCCCAACTCGAGAACACCAACTGCCTCGCATCTCATTCCCCTCGGATTCCCCTTCCGCACTGGCCGCCTCCGACATCCAACCTCTACTCTCTGCCCCTGTCTCCTTCACCGCCTTCCCGGCGCCGTCGAAGTCTCAGAGCCGCCACCATGAGATCATCAACGGGGTGGACGGCGGCGGCGACGTCATCCTGCAGTGGGGTCACAACAAGAGAACCCGAGCGCCGAGGGCGGAGTGCCGGGCGTCGGGCGACGCCGCCTCCGCCCACTCGCGGCAGATCCTCAAGATCCCGCGCAGATCGACGGCGGGGATGGCTCCTCCGCCTTCTGGCGGTTCGTACGCCAGGGGAGCCAATCTGAGGACGTCTGTAGTGGTCCGTGACGCTGCTGCCCCTCTCGTCAGCAG GGGCGTGGAAGAGCGATCAGGCGGCCCAACTCGATCCGAGAAGCGATCGCCCTCGTCCCTGCCGGAAAAGGCCCAGAAGAACCCCACCAACGGCGCAGCGGACGGCCACATGAACCCCCCGGAGTCGAAGCTGGCATCGGACCAGGATacgggcggcagcggcagcgccccTCCGCTGGTCGCGATCGGGGAGAGGCTGAACCTGGATCAGTTCGAGTGGCCCAAGATTTGCATATCCCTCTCCCGCAAGGAGAAGGAGGACGACTTCTTGGCCATGAAGGGCACCAAGCTTCCCCAGAGACCCAAAAAGAGGGCTAAGAACATCGATAAGAATCTCCAG TATTGTTTTCCTGGAATGTGGCTTTCGGATCTGACGAGAGGACGGTATGAAGTGAGGGAGAAGAAGTGCGTAAGGAAG AAGCGCAGGGGATTGAAGGGGATGGAGAGCATGGACAGCGATTCCGAGTGA
- the LOC135676883 gene encoding uncharacterized protein LOC135676883 isoform X4 has product MKQSLTSISSYMFHRYQRVSPDILPLSHGRKPILNRAWKDETADHSSRNATHFPCEGKPVRARSVLGTADPSPTREHQLPRISFPSDSPSALAASDIQPLLSAPVSFTAFPAPSKSQSRHHEIINGVDGGGDVILQWGHNKRTRAPRAECRASGDAASAHSRQILKIPRRSTAGMAPPPSGGSYARGANLRTSVVVRDAAAPLVSRGVEERSGGPTRSEKRSPSSLPEKAQKNPTNGAADGHMNPPESKLASDQDTGGSGSAPPLVAIGERLNLDQFEWPKICISLSRKEKEDDFLAMKGTKLPQRPKKRAKNIDKNLQYCFPGMWLSDLTRGRYEVREKKCVRKKRRGLKGMESMDSDSE; this is encoded by the exons ATGAAGCAATCGCTGACCTCAATTTCGTCATATATGTTTCACAGATACCAGAGAGTAAGCCCAGATATCCTTCCTCTCAGCCATGGAAGGAAACCCATCCTCAATAGAGCATGGAAAGATGAGACTGCGGACCATAGCAGCCGAAACGCAACTCATTTCCCCTGCGAAGGTAAACCCGTAAGAGCGAGATCGGTGTTGGGAACTGCTGATCCATCCCCAACTCGAGAACACCAACTGCCTCGCATCTCATTCCCCTCGGATTCCCCTTCCGCACTGGCCGCCTCCGACATCCAACCTCTACTCTCTGCCCCTGTCTCCTTCACCGCCTTCCCGGCGCCGTCGAAGTCTCAGAGCCGCCACCATGAGATCATCAACGGGGTGGACGGCGGCGGCGACGTCATCCTGCAGTGGGGTCACAACAAGAGAACCCGAGCGCCGAGGGCGGAGTGCCGGGCGTCGGGCGACGCCGCCTCCGCCCACTCGCGGCAGATCCTCAAGATCCCGCGCAGATCGACGGCGGGGATGGCTCCTCCGCCTTCTGGCGGTTCGTACGCCAGGGGAGCCAATCTGAGGACGTCTGTAGTGGTCCGTGACGCTGCTGCCCCTCTCGTCAGCAG GGGCGTGGAAGAGCGATCAGGCGGCCCAACTCGATCCGAGAAGCGATCGCCCTCGTCCCTGCCGGAAAAGGCCCAGAAGAACCCCACCAACGGCGCAGCGGACGGCCACATGAACCCCCCGGAGTCGAAGCTGGCATCGGACCAGGATacgggcggcagcggcagcgccccTCCGCTGGTCGCGATCGGGGAGAGGCTGAACCTGGATCAGTTCGAGTGGCCCAAGATTTGCATATCCCTCTCCCGCAAGGAGAAGGAGGACGACTTCTTGGCCATGAAGGGCACCAAGCTTCCCCAGAGACCCAAAAAGAGGGCTAAGAACATCGATAAGAATCTCCAG TATTGTTTTCCTGGAATGTGGCTTTCGGATCTGACGAGAGGACGGTATGAAGTGAGGGAGAAGAAGTGCGTAAGGAAG AAGCGCAGGGGATTGAAGGGGATGGAGAGCATGGACAGCGATTCCGAGTGA
- the LOC135676883 gene encoding uncharacterized protein LOC135676883 isoform X5, translating into MMRYQRVSPDILPLSHGRKPILNRAWKDETADHSSRNATHFPCEGKPVRARSVLGTADPSPTREHQLPRISFPSDSPSALAASDIQPLLSAPVSFTAFPAPSKSQSRHHEIINGVDGGGDVILQWGHNKRTRAPRAECRASGDAASAHSRQILKIPRRSTAGMAPPPSGGSYARGANLRTSVVVRDAAAPLVSRGVEERSGGPTRSEKRSPSSLPEKAQKNPTNGAADGHMNPPESKLASDQDTGGSGSAPPLVAIGERLNLDQFEWPKICISLSRKEKEDDFLAMKGTKLPQRPKKRAKNIDKNLQYCFPGMWLSDLTRGRYEVREKKCVRKLCHMLFFPWNLFLDAPPSSCLHST; encoded by the exons ATGATGAG ATACCAGAGAGTAAGCCCAGATATCCTTCCTCTCAGCCATGGAAGGAAACCCATCCTCAATAGAGCATGGAAAGATGAGACTGCGGACCATAGCAGCCGAAACGCAACTCATTTCCCCTGCGAAGGTAAACCCGTAAGAGCGAGATCGGTGTTGGGAACTGCTGATCCATCCCCAACTCGAGAACACCAACTGCCTCGCATCTCATTCCCCTCGGATTCCCCTTCCGCACTGGCCGCCTCCGACATCCAACCTCTACTCTCTGCCCCTGTCTCCTTCACCGCCTTCCCGGCGCCGTCGAAGTCTCAGAGCCGCCACCATGAGATCATCAACGGGGTGGACGGCGGCGGCGACGTCATCCTGCAGTGGGGTCACAACAAGAGAACCCGAGCGCCGAGGGCGGAGTGCCGGGCGTCGGGCGACGCCGCCTCCGCCCACTCGCGGCAGATCCTCAAGATCCCGCGCAGATCGACGGCGGGGATGGCTCCTCCGCCTTCTGGCGGTTCGTACGCCAGGGGAGCCAATCTGAGGACGTCTGTAGTGGTCCGTGACGCTGCTGCCCCTCTCGTCAGCAG GGGCGTGGAAGAGCGATCAGGCGGCCCAACTCGATCCGAGAAGCGATCGCCCTCGTCCCTGCCGGAAAAGGCCCAGAAGAACCCCACCAACGGCGCAGCGGACGGCCACATGAACCCCCCGGAGTCGAAGCTGGCATCGGACCAGGATacgggcggcagcggcagcgccccTCCGCTGGTCGCGATCGGGGAGAGGCTGAACCTGGATCAGTTCGAGTGGCCCAAGATTTGCATATCCCTCTCCCGCAAGGAGAAGGAGGACGACTTCTTGGCCATGAAGGGCACCAAGCTTCCCCAGAGACCCAAAAAGAGGGCTAAGAACATCGATAAGAATCTCCAG TATTGTTTTCCTGGAATGTGGCTTTCGGATCTGACGAGAGGACGGTATGAAGTGAGGGAGAAGAAGTGCGTAAGGAAG CTCTGTCATATGCTTTTCTTCCCCTGGAACCTTTTCCTCGATGCCCCTCCTTCGTCATGTCTCCATTCGACATGA
- the LOC135676883 gene encoding uncharacterized protein LOC135676883 isoform X1: protein MMRFAPISAFHHLYLFRSLFASEILKEEGDAGEERFSGWRLCLFCRRVSARRLLLSASGTERLYQRVSPDILPLSHGRKPILNRAWKDETADHSSRNATHFPCEGKPVRARSVLGTADPSPTREHQLPRISFPSDSPSALAASDIQPLLSAPVSFTAFPAPSKSQSRHHEIINGVDGGGDVILQWGHNKRTRAPRAECRASGDAASAHSRQILKIPRRSTAGMAPPPSGGSYARGANLRTSVVVRDAAAPLVSRGVEERSGGPTRSEKRSPSSLPEKAQKNPTNGAADGHMNPPESKLASDQDTGGSGSAPPLVAIGERLNLDQFEWPKICISLSRKEKEDDFLAMKGTKLPQRPKKRAKNIDKNLQYCFPGMWLSDLTRGRYEVREKKCVRKLCHMLFFPWNLFLDAPPSSCLHST from the exons ATGATGAGGTTTGCTCCAATCTCTGcttttcaccacctctatctcttCCGCTCTCTATTTGCGTCG GAGATCCTGAAGGAGGAAGGCGATGCAGGTGAAGAGCGCTTCTCCGGCTGGAGATTGTGCCTTTTCTGCCGGCGGGTATCTGCCCGACGATTGCTTCTTTCGGCTTCCGGAACGGAGAGACT ATACCAGAGAGTAAGCCCAGATATCCTTCCTCTCAGCCATGGAAGGAAACCCATCCTCAATAGAGCATGGAAAGATGAGACTGCGGACCATAGCAGCCGAAACGCAACTCATTTCCCCTGCGAAGGTAAACCCGTAAGAGCGAGATCGGTGTTGGGAACTGCTGATCCATCCCCAACTCGAGAACACCAACTGCCTCGCATCTCATTCCCCTCGGATTCCCCTTCCGCACTGGCCGCCTCCGACATCCAACCTCTACTCTCTGCCCCTGTCTCCTTCACCGCCTTCCCGGCGCCGTCGAAGTCTCAGAGCCGCCACCATGAGATCATCAACGGGGTGGACGGCGGCGGCGACGTCATCCTGCAGTGGGGTCACAACAAGAGAACCCGAGCGCCGAGGGCGGAGTGCCGGGCGTCGGGCGACGCCGCCTCCGCCCACTCGCGGCAGATCCTCAAGATCCCGCGCAGATCGACGGCGGGGATGGCTCCTCCGCCTTCTGGCGGTTCGTACGCCAGGGGAGCCAATCTGAGGACGTCTGTAGTGGTCCGTGACGCTGCTGCCCCTCTCGTCAGCAG GGGCGTGGAAGAGCGATCAGGCGGCCCAACTCGATCCGAGAAGCGATCGCCCTCGTCCCTGCCGGAAAAGGCCCAGAAGAACCCCACCAACGGCGCAGCGGACGGCCACATGAACCCCCCGGAGTCGAAGCTGGCATCGGACCAGGATacgggcggcagcggcagcgccccTCCGCTGGTCGCGATCGGGGAGAGGCTGAACCTGGATCAGTTCGAGTGGCCCAAGATTTGCATATCCCTCTCCCGCAAGGAGAAGGAGGACGACTTCTTGGCCATGAAGGGCACCAAGCTTCCCCAGAGACCCAAAAAGAGGGCTAAGAACATCGATAAGAATCTCCAG TATTGTTTTCCTGGAATGTGGCTTTCGGATCTGACGAGAGGACGGTATGAAGTGAGGGAGAAGAAGTGCGTAAGGAAG CTCTGTCATATGCTTTTCTTCCCCTGGAACCTTTTCCTCGATGCCCCTCCTTCGTCATGTCTCCATTCGACATGA
- the LOC135676883 gene encoding uncharacterized protein LOC135676883 isoform X3: MQVKSASPAGDCAFSAGGYQRVSPDILPLSHGRKPILNRAWKDETADHSSRNATHFPCEGKPVRARSVLGTADPSPTREHQLPRISFPSDSPSALAASDIQPLLSAPVSFTAFPAPSKSQSRHHEIINGVDGGGDVILQWGHNKRTRAPRAECRASGDAASAHSRQILKIPRRSTAGMAPPPSGGSYARGANLRTSVVVRDAAAPLVSRGVEERSGGPTRSEKRSPSSLPEKAQKNPTNGAADGHMNPPESKLASDQDTGGSGSAPPLVAIGERLNLDQFEWPKICISLSRKEKEDDFLAMKGTKLPQRPKKRAKNIDKNLQYCFPGMWLSDLTRGRYEVREKKCVRKLCHMLFFPWNLFLDAPPSSCLHST; the protein is encoded by the exons ATGCAGGTGAAGAGCGCTTCTCCGGCTGGAGATTGTGCCTTTTCTGCCGGCGG ATACCAGAGAGTAAGCCCAGATATCCTTCCTCTCAGCCATGGAAGGAAACCCATCCTCAATAGAGCATGGAAAGATGAGACTGCGGACCATAGCAGCCGAAACGCAACTCATTTCCCCTGCGAAGGTAAACCCGTAAGAGCGAGATCGGTGTTGGGAACTGCTGATCCATCCCCAACTCGAGAACACCAACTGCCTCGCATCTCATTCCCCTCGGATTCCCCTTCCGCACTGGCCGCCTCCGACATCCAACCTCTACTCTCTGCCCCTGTCTCCTTCACCGCCTTCCCGGCGCCGTCGAAGTCTCAGAGCCGCCACCATGAGATCATCAACGGGGTGGACGGCGGCGGCGACGTCATCCTGCAGTGGGGTCACAACAAGAGAACCCGAGCGCCGAGGGCGGAGTGCCGGGCGTCGGGCGACGCCGCCTCCGCCCACTCGCGGCAGATCCTCAAGATCCCGCGCAGATCGACGGCGGGGATGGCTCCTCCGCCTTCTGGCGGTTCGTACGCCAGGGGAGCCAATCTGAGGACGTCTGTAGTGGTCCGTGACGCTGCTGCCCCTCTCGTCAGCAG GGGCGTGGAAGAGCGATCAGGCGGCCCAACTCGATCCGAGAAGCGATCGCCCTCGTCCCTGCCGGAAAAGGCCCAGAAGAACCCCACCAACGGCGCAGCGGACGGCCACATGAACCCCCCGGAGTCGAAGCTGGCATCGGACCAGGATacgggcggcagcggcagcgccccTCCGCTGGTCGCGATCGGGGAGAGGCTGAACCTGGATCAGTTCGAGTGGCCCAAGATTTGCATATCCCTCTCCCGCAAGGAGAAGGAGGACGACTTCTTGGCCATGAAGGGCACCAAGCTTCCCCAGAGACCCAAAAAGAGGGCTAAGAACATCGATAAGAATCTCCAG TATTGTTTTCCTGGAATGTGGCTTTCGGATCTGACGAGAGGACGGTATGAAGTGAGGGAGAAGAAGTGCGTAAGGAAG CTCTGTCATATGCTTTTCTTCCCCTGGAACCTTTTCCTCGATGCCCCTCCTTCGTCATGTCTCCATTCGACATGA
- the LOC135676884 gene encoding YTH domain-containing protein ECT2-like isoform X1, whose product MEAKAKPEKPIEDSMRKLKIDASMKVNSINVSGAQGASQSDSISCISSGDATSSIKETEVDQEPLMGDQGMHYYGYYYPGSTGFLGEWDNRFCVQRTDNLQVQHPGIQADNGSVMYYFPGYQGGYTPYSPLLPGAMYGVDGQFLSQSYCPNLISPQALVSPGPLPQQVAYGPELVPAYPWDPSFFFADEIQGSRFAVDPTKPHYRPNLSSEGHTVAPSRTFPASKSASGTKGSSLVSDMSHPTMIHNQSQKPTKKASAAVLSNGYDPVNKFNAYVNQGKGPLFYPSSIIDMKENGQSWVDDVKLKVRNKLNSCGDLDLLNEQNRGPRTNGTKSASQADIDSLKTLDVKNDGDSISVAIINMDEYNRPDFQTKYQHALFFVIKSYSEDDIHKSIKYSVWASTPNGNKRVDNAFQVAQEKMTEKGGNCPVFLFFSVNASGQFCGVAEMTGRVDFRKNMDFWQQDKWNGFFPVKWHIIKDVPNLQFRHIILENNDNKPVTNSRDTQEVKFSQGIEMLSIFNSHSSKTSILDDFGFYENRQKGMQDKRNKPTTPPLVNSLPKNVESTKVPRLGDSKSQPPDLVSVEVKVGLQTGIASRK is encoded by the exons ATGGAAGCCAAGGCGAAGCCGGAGAAAC CAATTGAGGATTCAATGAGGAAATTGAAGATCGATGCATCGATGAAAGTCAACAGTATCAACGTG TCTGGGGCACAAGGTGCAAGCCAATCTGATTCAATATCCTGCATCTCCTCAGGAGATGCAACGAGCAGCATCAAAGAAACTGAGGTGGATCAAGAGCCTTTGATGGGTGACCAGGGCATGCATTACTACGGCTACTATTATCCAG GATCTACTGGTTTTTTGGGGGAATGGGACAATCGATTTTGTGTCCAGAGAACTGACAACTTGCAAGTTCAGCATCCT GGTATTCAAGCAGATAATGGTTCAGTTATGTACTACTTCCCAGGTTATCAAGGTGGATACACTCCTTACAGTCCACTCTTACCTGGAGCGATGTATGGTGTAGACGGACAATTCTTGAGCCAGTCATATTGTCCAAATCTAATATCCCCTCAAGCACTTGTTTCTCCAGGACCTCTTCCACAGCAAGTTGCTTATGGACCTGAGTTGGTTCCGGCATACCCATGGGACCCATCTTTTTTCTTTGCAGATGAGATTCAAGGGAGCAGATTTGCTGTGGATCCAACAAAGCCACATTATAGACCAAATCTTTCATCTGAGGGTCATACCGTTGCTCCTTCGAGAACATTTCCGGCCTCAAAATCAGCCTCGGGAACAAAAGGGTCCTCACTAGTGTCTGATATGTCACATCCTACTATGATTCATAATCAATCTCAGAAACCTACGAAGAAG GCTTCTGCTGCTGTTCTCTCCAACGGTTATGATCCGGTGAACAAGTTTAATGCATATGTTAACCAAGGGAAAGGTCCACTATTTTATCCGAGCAGCATCATTGACATGAAAGAAAATGGACAAAGCTGGGTTGATGATGTGAAGCTGAAAGTTAGAAATAAGCTAAATAGCTGTGGCGATCTTGACTTGCTGAATGAACAGAATCGTGGCCCCAGAACAAATGGTACCAAAAGTGCCTCTCAGGCTGATATTGATTCTCTCAAAACGCTTGATGTTAAGAATGATGGTGACAGCATTTCAGTTGCTATTATTAACATGGATGAATACAACCGGCCTGATTTCCAGACAAAATATCAGCATGCTTTATTTTTTGTAATAAAATCATATAGTGAGGATGATATTCACAAGAGCATAAAGTATAGTGTTTGGGCTAGCACACCAAATGGGAATAAAAGGGTCGACAATGCTTTTCAAGTTGCACAAGAGAAGATGACAGAAAAGGGTGGCAACTGTCCAGTGTTTCTCTTCTTTTCT GTCAACGCAAGCGGTCAGTTCTGCGGTGTAGCTGAAATGACTGGCCGAGTTGATTTCAGGAAGAATATGGACTTTTGGCAACAAGACAAGTGGAATGGATTTTTCCCAGTAAAGTGGCACATAATTAAAGATGTGCCAAACCTGCAGTTCCGTCACATAATTTTGGAGAATAATGACAACAAGCCTGTTACAAACAGCAGGGACACACAAGAG GTGAAATTTTCCCAAGGTATTGAGATGTTAAGCATTTTTAACAGTCATTCCTCCAAAACATCTATATTGGATGATTTTGGCTTTTATGAGAATCGGCAAAAAGGAATGCAAGATAAGAGGAACAAGCCAACTACTCCACCTTTGGTGAATTCACTG CCTAAAAATGTTGAATCAACCAAAGTCCCAAGGCTAGGTGATTCAAAGTCCCAGCCGCCCGACCTTGTGTCAGTTGAGGTGAAGGTAGGACTCCAGACTGGGATTGCTTCGAGGAAGTGA
- the LOC135676884 gene encoding YTH domain-containing protein ECT2-like isoform X2 — METGSTGFLGEWDNRFCVQRTDNLQVQHPGIQADNGSVMYYFPGYQGGYTPYSPLLPGAMYGVDGQFLSQSYCPNLISPQALVSPGPLPQQVAYGPELVPAYPWDPSFFFADEIQGSRFAVDPTKPHYRPNLSSEGHTVAPSRTFPASKSASGTKGSSLVSDMSHPTMIHNQSQKPTKKASAAVLSNGYDPVNKFNAYVNQGKGPLFYPSSIIDMKENGQSWVDDVKLKVRNKLNSCGDLDLLNEQNRGPRTNGTKSASQADIDSLKTLDVKNDGDSISVAIINMDEYNRPDFQTKYQHALFFVIKSYSEDDIHKSIKYSVWASTPNGNKRVDNAFQVAQEKMTEKGGNCPVFLFFSVNASGQFCGVAEMTGRVDFRKNMDFWQQDKWNGFFPVKWHIIKDVPNLQFRHIILENNDNKPVTNSRDTQEVKFSQGIEMLSIFNSHSSKTSILDDFGFYENRQKGMQDKRNKPTTPPLVNSLPKNVESTKVPRLGDSKSQPPDLVSVEVKVGLQTGIASRK, encoded by the exons ATGGAAACAGGATCTACTGGTTTTTTGGGGGAATGGGACAATCGATTTTGTGTCCAGAGAACTGACAACTTGCAAGTTCAGCATCCT GGTATTCAAGCAGATAATGGTTCAGTTATGTACTACTTCCCAGGTTATCAAGGTGGATACACTCCTTACAGTCCACTCTTACCTGGAGCGATGTATGGTGTAGACGGACAATTCTTGAGCCAGTCATATTGTCCAAATCTAATATCCCCTCAAGCACTTGTTTCTCCAGGACCTCTTCCACAGCAAGTTGCTTATGGACCTGAGTTGGTTCCGGCATACCCATGGGACCCATCTTTTTTCTTTGCAGATGAGATTCAAGGGAGCAGATTTGCTGTGGATCCAACAAAGCCACATTATAGACCAAATCTTTCATCTGAGGGTCATACCGTTGCTCCTTCGAGAACATTTCCGGCCTCAAAATCAGCCTCGGGAACAAAAGGGTCCTCACTAGTGTCTGATATGTCACATCCTACTATGATTCATAATCAATCTCAGAAACCTACGAAGAAG GCTTCTGCTGCTGTTCTCTCCAACGGTTATGATCCGGTGAACAAGTTTAATGCATATGTTAACCAAGGGAAAGGTCCACTATTTTATCCGAGCAGCATCATTGACATGAAAGAAAATGGACAAAGCTGGGTTGATGATGTGAAGCTGAAAGTTAGAAATAAGCTAAATAGCTGTGGCGATCTTGACTTGCTGAATGAACAGAATCGTGGCCCCAGAACAAATGGTACCAAAAGTGCCTCTCAGGCTGATATTGATTCTCTCAAAACGCTTGATGTTAAGAATGATGGTGACAGCATTTCAGTTGCTATTATTAACATGGATGAATACAACCGGCCTGATTTCCAGACAAAATATCAGCATGCTTTATTTTTTGTAATAAAATCATATAGTGAGGATGATATTCACAAGAGCATAAAGTATAGTGTTTGGGCTAGCACACCAAATGGGAATAAAAGGGTCGACAATGCTTTTCAAGTTGCACAAGAGAAGATGACAGAAAAGGGTGGCAACTGTCCAGTGTTTCTCTTCTTTTCT GTCAACGCAAGCGGTCAGTTCTGCGGTGTAGCTGAAATGACTGGCCGAGTTGATTTCAGGAAGAATATGGACTTTTGGCAACAAGACAAGTGGAATGGATTTTTCCCAGTAAAGTGGCACATAATTAAAGATGTGCCAAACCTGCAGTTCCGTCACATAATTTTGGAGAATAATGACAACAAGCCTGTTACAAACAGCAGGGACACACAAGAG GTGAAATTTTCCCAAGGTATTGAGATGTTAAGCATTTTTAACAGTCATTCCTCCAAAACATCTATATTGGATGATTTTGGCTTTTATGAGAATCGGCAAAAAGGAATGCAAGATAAGAGGAACAAGCCAACTACTCCACCTTTGGTGAATTCACTG CCTAAAAATGTTGAATCAACCAAAGTCCCAAGGCTAGGTGATTCAAAGTCCCAGCCGCCCGACCTTGTGTCAGTTGAGGTGAAGGTAGGACTCCAGACTGGGATTGCTTCGAGGAAGTGA